The Erpetoichthys calabaricus chromosome 6, fErpCal1.3, whole genome shotgun sequence genome includes the window CATGCCGATCATTATCATGGTTATAACtggctgtaataaattattttattttattttcctgttgagatagatagatagatagatagatagatagatagatagatagatagatagatagatagatagatagatagatagatagatagatagatagatagagtcatccatccatttcccaacccgctgaatccgaacacagggtcacgggggtctgctggagccaatcccagccaacacagggcacaaggcaggaaccaatcccgggcagggtgccaacccaccgcaggacacaaacacacacacacacaccaagcacacactagggccaatttagaatcaccaatccacctagcctgcatgtctttggactgtgggaggaaaccggagcacccggaggaaacccacgcagacaccatcggaccttactcttactctatgttgtcttattttaattcttacttttatttctcttttcttcatcatgtaaagcactttgaactaaattatttgtatgaaaatgtgctatataaataaatgttgtttataatGCCTCATCATGACGGCTCTTTAAATCTTTATCTAAgatcaaatgttttctttctttttagaaatATTGATGCGTATTGCGGGGAGATGAAAGGGGAAGTATGGGGctgtcaaaataaaatatttggctTTTATAAAAGTGTAAATTTTCTTCTGGGGACAAATAATATCTAGTCATTGGCTTTATAGCATTTGAATATCAGACCTGACATCAAACCTTAGAGAATTTCATTCCATTATTACATGACCCTAAGTGTGGTTTTGCAGATCTCTGACTTTTCTCCACAACTTACATCCCAAGCCTCTTATTTTTCTTACGCCCAGCAACTTCTTTTGGAAGCAGAATGGACACAAATTAACAAGATGTAACACTCTTGTAAAGATATTGCTCAGCAActtgtgttagatagatagatagatagatagatagatagatagatagatagatagatagatagatagatagatagatagatagatagatagatagatagatagatagatagatagatagatagatagatagatagatactttattaatcccaatgggaaattcacaaagttatACTATTAGAACCAAAGAAAGGACTTCATTACTGCTAGCACAGTGCAATATAAAAGCCTCATATATAGAtgatgcatggggaaaaaagaaaaaatacagtgtttagaCATTACAGCCTTCatttagggcaggggtgtcgaactccagtcccagagggccgcagtgggtgcaggttttcattctaaccatctccttaattagtgatcggtttctgctgctaattaacttcttttgcctttgttttaattgatgtgactcggaccccttgtttctttgtccttaattagcagccaaacaataatgagacacaaaacagcagccacatgaccagctaacctgtgcccatcacacaatagctgaaattAAAGAAGGTGAAGGTCTTAGTAAAACAcacaatcaacagttttggaaatgtctgctgtggcagaatgagagcagcaacaagtcatggaattaaatgacgggttcaattaacaacaagaatcagcatctcattaagaaacttttttgagtgaaattggttggagtttgaatccccagtttaattgataatctgttggctcgtttcacatctaatttatgtttggctgtcatttaatgaagaaaagaatcaattcaggggactgaatccttaaaacagggctaaagaaaagaagttaattagcagtgaaaactggtcacttattatgaaaaaggttagaatgaaaacctgcaaccactgtggtcctccaggcctggagtttgacacctgtgctttAGGGTTTCAGTGCATGAAGAGCTGAGTGAAATGAAAGTGATTGGGTTTTGAAATAAGAAGTCTACATTGTAGGtttgtaatacatttattttgttttatagctGCACTTTCaacacagatttaaaaaatgcaacatgCTTAACATTTAATTAATGTTTGCTTGCTTAAAAAAACTGAATAGAATCACTGACAAAGTCAGAGATCTCCCTAAGGCGGGCGTTCTCCTCTTTCAGATGCTTGATCATTGGCTCAACATTATTCTGGAAGAGCTCCAGGTACTTTTGCTTGAACAGATACTGGGAGATGTCATCTATAATGTTAATTAATGGATCAAAGAAAATGACGATCCTGGTTTGCACCTCTGCTGCCTGCATTTTTCCTGCCAGTGTGGTCAAGAAGAAGGTGGCATCCTTCAACTTCTTCTGAATCTCAGCCATCCCTTGCCGCATTTGAGACAGATTCTCTAATTTGGTGGAAATTTCCTGCAAGCGTCTGTTGATTGATTCAATATTATTTCTCTGGGTGTTTACTTCATGTGTGAAATCACAGATTTCTCTTTCATTGGTATTGACGTTTGTTCTCCAACTGTCTACATTTTCTTGTGCGACTCTGGCAGCATACTGGGCATCTTCCATGGCCTTCTGACAAACACCAATCATTGTTCCTCCTGCAAAATAAgagtggacaaataaagttaaacTTCACTACAAAAAAAAGGAATTACATAAGATAAATATACTTGAGCATCTTGTGTTGCAGGAAAACAAcaggatactgtatatatatcagacaTTCGATGTGACACATTCAAAGCCTGGGTGAGACAGTGATGCaggggtagtactgctgcctcacaatgagacaaggctcctccctgcgtgaagtttgcatgttctccctgtgtcagcgTGTGTTTCCTTCGGGtaatctggtttcctcccacaatccaaagacatacaggttagatggattggtgatcctaaagtggccctagtgtgtggatgaggagtgtgtctgtctgtgttcaccCTATAATGGACTGAtgtcctgttcagggtttgttcctgccttgcccactatgctggctgggatagactccagcaccctCACCTCACCCAtgatcctgttcaggactaagaaggttagaaaatgactgactgactgacattcaaAACCACATTGTAATAACAATAGCATTACCTACAACTTAAGAAGAGAACCTGCGCCCAAATACCCTTGTCACAGAATTTTTGAGTTCAagataataaaacacacaattatATTTTCCACATAAAATACTTCCATTCAACAAACACAACACAATGACAAAGCAACCATTCTGCAGGGATTTGTTACAAATTAAAAAGACTAGAAGAAAGTATTTAAGAAACTTCAGGGCCACAAGAGGAGAAACCACTCAAAAGgagaaggaaatagcaaatgaactaAACGAATATTTCTCACAAgtatttgtaaaggaagaaacatATGGAGTGCCACATACACATGTAAAAACAAACTCCAAGTTCATAGGATTTAAAATATAAGAGTCAAATATGCTTCAAGTCATCAATACataggatagactccagcaccctCACCTATcatgggatagactccagcaccctCACCTCACCCAtgatcctgttcaggactaagcaggttagaaaatgactgactgactgacattcaaAACCACATTGTAATAACAATAGCATTACCTACAACTTAAGAAGAGAACCTGCGCCCAAATACCCTTGTCACAGAATTTTTGATTTCAAGATAATCCAAACACACAATTACCTTTTCCACATAAAATACTTCCGTTCAACAAACACAACACAATGACAAAGCAACCGTTCTGCAGGGATTTGTTACAAATTAGGGGTTGTAAAAATGACTACTCCCCTGTGTTGATGACCCCAATCCTTTCTGcaaaaaatatactaaaatttTATATTTGAGAAACTAGAATTTACCTTCAAGGTTCCCAAGAAACTCCTAAGCTTAAACATCCAAAATGTTTCTCAAgacacaataatattaataactgaTTCCAACAATTGTTATTTACTAGAGCATGTCTAAActactgttaattttattttgtacaaaactgtgaaaaaagtGCATTAAACCACCTGCACAACCTTCCTCATAATGTTACTGTCTTGATCACCCCCTCTGGCAAAAGGGGTCTTACTAGAATGTTGTATTCATGCTgtaactttaaagaaaatatttgtaaCATTGCAATTACCCACTTCCTTCAGTTTTTCACCATTtacttttgagtttttattttgatttgagaAACAAAGATACTGATGATTTGCCACTAGATTCTCAGATCAGATCAGGTTGGGTAACATGCATTTGTACAGTGTGTTCCCgtgcccaccacacaacaaaacagatcAGGATCCTGTTTGGCAAACCCCCAGAAATAGATATAGTCCAATCCCACTCATCAGAAATGACTGTCTATCTGCCTGCAAAGATATTGagtgcgccacacaccccttcccagcaacctcatgacccccctccatgctctcccaatctgtctactgacttcataggaagagtcaccagagacataaatgtcactgccgaggtaagtaaacctctcgatgtgGATGACTAGAAAGAAAACTCTTTGATGAAAATTTCACCTGTTGAAATGGCGTTTATATGTATTTTCCCTACTGGCAATCTCTCATTTATTAAGGCCTTTGTATATGGTATGTAACATGTGTTCTAATGGACATTATTTtctcaaaaagaaaataatgattaTAGAACACATTCTAGTAAAAAGACTAGAAGAAAGTATTTAAGAAACTTCAGGGCCACAAAAGGAGAAACCACTCAAAAGgagaaggaaatagcaaatgaactaAATGAATATTTCTCACATgtatttgtaaaggaagaaacatATGGAGTGCCACATACACACGTAAAAACAAACTCCAACTTCATAGGTTTTAAAATATAAGAGTCAAATATGCTTTAAGCCATCAATACATTGAAAACTAACAAAACCTGATggaaatttttaatttcttctaatACAATTTGTAGATGTCATTTTTAAACCATTATTAGGCATATTTGTGCAGTTACTTGACAAAGAAGAAGTACTTGAAAGTTGCAAATTGGAATTAATTCTTCAGGACAGGAGACAAAATGGATCTTGATAATTACAGATCAATAATTTTTACTTCTGCACCATGCAAAATTACGGAAACTAtagtaagaaattaaattagaaaagtacctaTAGGAAAATAACAGCCCTGAGATAGATTGGCACCCCAATCAGACTTTATTTGTGCCTTGCATTCACAAGTTCAGGGATGCATGAAACTCTTAATAACCAGTTGACTAGAAGATGAATGGATGTTAGAAATATGCTCAAGAACCACTGAAAATGCAAAGCAGGACTCAAAACAAATATTAGAAATTACATAATTGAACACCCCACATGAGAGAAATAAACTtaaccaaaaataaattttagGCCATTGCCAATCATGAGATATGGCACTAGAGAAATATCAGACATCAGGAATGGCTAGAGGCTGGAGTGTACTTTACAAACTTTTTCATCTTGCATTCttgtctttaaattgtttaatggcACTTCTTACATCAAAATGTGCAAGTAGACCCACTGTTTGAAAATTTGAGATACTTACCAATGATAGGACCAATAATTGGTATAAACAATAATCCGATGCCAATATTTCTTTTAGTTTCCTCTTCTCTTGCTTGCTGCATGGCATTTTCAACATTTGCCTCGGCAGATAACAGATTTTTGTTTGCCTGATCGAGACTATCTCTTGAAACTCTTAGCATCTCTTCAGAATGTTCCAGGTTCTTCTGCACTGCAAATAATTGATCCTTTTTGTCCTTTTCCTCAGTTTCTAGTTGATTCTTATCACAAGTAAGGCTTAGGCATTTGTCATCAACTTTTGTGAGTTGACACTTTGCAGAATCTTCGGCCTGTGAAAGACTTTCTTTGGCCTCCAGAATGGATTTTCTAATTTTCCAGGCGTCATTTTCCATGTTGTTTAGGTCAACTGCTTGCATATCTCTTGCAAGCTGCACAGTTGTGCTAATACCGTCGTTCAGGAATTCAATTACTTCGGTCACAAATTTCCTTTTGTATTCTTCACTCTGCTCAACGACAGCCATTATTTGTTTACTGCAATAGAAAAAGCAACAATTCATTTATCACATTTGTTTGGATTAGTTTAGAACCATTGTTTGACAAAgaacaattttattgtaataagggttctctgcatatgaaatGTATTCTCAGAACTTTGAAAAGTTTCAAAGATGTACAGAAAACATAAATCTGCAATGTATAGATCTAGCAGGATACaacaaatcaagaaaacctgaacttggtCTGCGTTATTGTATGCAGAAAGAGTCCTTTCAAAATCGGGAACCCAAGAGAGTTTTATAAATCTATTCATGGTTATAATTGGAGCAGGTTATGGactgtagaaaaggcgctatacaggcgcctgacccagcacagaaggacacagagacacgtataaaacaaggactttttattttcttcttcacccatgggcgcacgtcttccccgtgacccacaggcaatacacagtcccaaaagcactctttccacacaacaacaatcctttctcttctcccacctttatcacactatggattcagaactttcttttaaatcgttcacagacagttaaagttcaggacactttttcaaaagctcttcattcaaacacaggaagtccacaggggtgtgtcttatcaccattactgtttactgtgtacacaagtgacctgagacagaacaatgaccactgctccattattaagtatgcggatgacaccatgatcataggatgcatatctggggaggatgaaagccactatctaaatcaagtggactgtatggtaaactggtgcaataaaaactctctcactctgaatgtaacaaagaccaaagaaatgatatttgattttaagagacagaaatctgtatgttcacctattgtagttctgggagaggaggtagaaatagtgaatgaatataaatacttaggaacttacctagataacaatcttaactggaatacaaatacaaaaaaattattttctaaatgcaaccagcgctttttaatcctccataaactcaaactatttcaagtagacaaggacctcatgttgtccttctatcatagtatgatccagtccgtgatcactttcagtttcattgcctggtttaatagtctgacaaaccaaaactcaaaaaagctccagcagattacgaagtatgcagctaaagttattggggctgatgtagatgatttgactagtgtgtgtcagagggcaatgctaaagaaactggaaatcatctcaactgatgacagacatccattacatgtagaactaaacttcagtaaatcaggaaggatagttgctttgaaaacccacacaaattgctccagaaactcctttcttcctagtgccatatgacttttcaataagaaatatcggagataatgtttaaggttttgatatatatcctgctacctttttttttttttttttggtataaatatgttttatctaactgccttaccttaacctttcttatttctatttgtctgttttatttcattctgtctgttacctgttattagatgcaactgagaaggcaaatttcatgttttcctgtgtaaacataactaaataaagaaacctaacctaacctaacctaaccttggcaccaccactcctccctggcaacctcgtcctctttctCCCGATTCTAGCtcatgagtggtggatgctggcccttttcatagcccacccggaagtgctcccggtgcttgatcacctgtggctaattgcacttccgggtggggctgcagagatgtccaggtgggttcctggctttATGCAGAACCCCCTGGCGgacaccccagctccccacagggttgtggagaactccatctcccaggaaaccctgcgggaaactgaggcaccatcgtcagccagggaggctgccaccaagcgtcctgggggaggtagcgagatgtccatagctgctcccctagaacatatacagaaggggcgtcaCAGGACCTAAATAAAGGTTCTTCTTCACATGGATGGTTTTCACAGGAACTgaaaatggttcctctatggcatcgctttgaagaaccactctggcacatttattttgagagtgtagtaggcaggatttttCTTTGGAACTCCTGAATTTCTCCCTTATGAAAGACATTTATCTTTGGTTAAATTAGCAAGTACAAATTTGCACTGAATGCCTGGATGTGTAgactaaaaaaaacaataaaatgttaaaattattaatCTAGTTCTGTCTGCAGGCTGCATGTAACAATAATTAATCTGTAAGAAACTTTTTTGCTGTAGTTTTACACATGAGCTTAAGTTACTCCAAGTTTGTGTTATTGTGTAGCTACAGAATGCTTTCATTTACTCAGACCACAATTATGTTCAATTACAAATGAATGAActgaggtctgcttataattccaagagcaagGGTTAAAAGAAGTTGTGAGGCAGATTTTGgccgttatgcacctaaaatgttttaccaatagaaattcaccaggctaaaactgtggagggcagcacggtggtgcagtaatagcgctgttgcctcacagtaaggagacctgggttcacttcccaggtcctccctgcatggagtttgaatgttctctgtgtgggcttcctttgggtgctccggtttcatcccatggtccaaagacaggcaggttaggtggattggcgatcctcaaattgtccctagtgtgtgcctggtgtgggggggtgtgtgtctcctgcggtgagttggtgccctgcccaggattggttcctgccttgcgccctatgctagttgggattggctccagcagaccccttgtgaccctgtgttaggatatagtgggttggagaatgaatgGATAAAACtgtggaacattaaaaaaaactgctaaaaactcaatattttaatttggatttttcaaTTTGTACACATCACCATTATATCTCTGCTGTTTTTATCTGGTTCTTCcatggtggtgatctgcaccaccaccaccacctgatcaaaacacCCTGCAGGCCCTGAGTTGATGGAATGATGGTGGGTGTCTCAGCTTGTAACGGCCGatcccttttacccagccggcagctacactcccaagacctgtagcttggatgatttactgagaaataatctaattatcaagccgtacttctaaccaattaaacttttcccccacaatcgacggtgaaaagataagtaaacaaaacaggatgtaaaatttaacggattatatgtattaagtgaaatgacatgcaaaaaacagaaacataaatataaatatccctccaccccagcaataacaagacaccaccaaatatatatatatacacaacaaaaaccctcccttgtccctgtaacaaataaacacacaacacgaataacaacaatgactgataaactgaaaatgaatgagaacgtgagtccggtaataaagaaactgtcctgaaagcggttgactgaattagtgaaattgcgttgtttgattctccccggaaaaaatggaacagcctcaccgtgaatcctcgtgtgtgtggtgggtgattaagtcctaccccggggtctctcgtggggaggtccttgaagtaaatccggcagatggaaaaacaaactggatggatatgcgcgatgtggacaataactggtacagttggctcgtggtcgtgattgtgaaaaaaaaaatctccttctctcctcccccttccttctcctcctgctggcttatatagtcctgtgacggctgggattgattgattgtaaacaggtattttccaggtttgcggctgtggtctccttccatcatctgtccccctttacggggacggcattaactgatgcacataaacagtaaacgggacaatgaaacaagacgcactcagtactgacatttaacactatgtggccccgctacaagctGTCCATGAAACTAAATTCATCAATTCCtaccatgtgaagcctgaaaattaAGAGGTTTGATGGAACACTTATGTTacatagaatgcccagtgagggctgaGCAGACTTTTGgccttggatcccctgcagattttttttttactgtgccatctgaccttaccttgttttgttgttatttattctttaatattattgcctaatcttaattgttttctcttcttgtaactttccccttgtgattaataaagtatctatctatctatctatctatctatctatctatctatctatctatctatctatctatctatctatctatctatctatctatctatctatctatctatctatctatctatctatctatctatctatctatctatctatctatctatctataataataataataattcattacatttatatagcacttttctcatctatctatctatctatctatctatctatctatctatctatctatctatctatctatctatctatctatctatctatctatctatctatctatctatctattgtaacagtAGGGAGCGCTAGTgcttccttgaaccctcaggtacgacgccaaacagcaggtaaaagtataactattatttattttattataatacagtgcaccaagtaccctacactccacactactcatacagtaACTAATCAACGATAATACTCTCAaaacacaatcctcctctcccagacacttagccacccttcctcccagctcagatcaatgtctgggctttcccagagtccttttataccccctaacccggaagtggttcctgtccaacaatccagaagtcctcattacttccgggtcagggtaaacgtcctttcttcaacctggaagcacgtcggttctcctgttcatgtgatcaggacgtacttccaggttatagggcacataagagtccggcagcctccctacagcaactcctggtggcccccagggtatccagcagggctgtgcatacacaCTACAAACTCCATGAGGCCCttctggaattcggggaacgtccatgctgccgggagagctccacctggtggtctgggggtgagggccagaatatttagccggccatccatcacactatctatctttcattttgtcatcttgtaaagctctttgagctacatattttatgaaaatgtgctatataaataaatgctgttgtggtTGTAAGAATATTAACATTTTTGaggttaaattataaaaaaaacatttttgagagcCAAAATGCTGAACATAAACAAGTACCACAGAGTTTCATTATTATCTGGGCATAAACTACGTCAAAGGCTCTCAGACTTTTTTAAGCTAAGAAAAAAAGGTGGCTGGTTCAAATTCCTTTACTGCCAGAATGGATCTTACTCTGTGGGGCTCTTGAGCAAAAcatttaacctgaaaattgcttcagggcactgtacaatggctggccctgtgctctgacccccaaaggtcatgtgaaaagtatataaaaaaaaacaatctggtcAGGGACCCCATTAATGTTAAACCCGATACTACGCAGGAAAGCATGATCATGGATTCCTGGTTACTGCTAGCATGATTTTGGATAATATTAGACCTATTAATTCAAGTAAATGCTTAACTACATAACTATGGTACACCTTTGACAAATATTGGATGATATGCTGTGTGATATCTCTAGGCcaggggttcccaacctttttttattGGCGTACATGTGGTTTAGCGGGTCCACAAttcatgtcaaaaaggccactttttaaaataaataatcgccccACTTGCGGCTTAGTGAAGGGGTGTAGTGTATGTGGCCGAGTGGTTCCCAGGGGAGTTTGTGATGCGGGcaatcctcgcttaagtgcacaggtaagAAATCATCCGCATcagtaattgttcccgggagctgccgATTGCCACAGTTGATCCATGTcctcataataaatagaagtgcgaggcggctaaaaatgaagaaagagagaaggaaagacaAACGGAGGTTGTTGgagaagaaagcaggaagcagggagaggatagccggtgcgagcgagcgcaggctcacaggcagctggacagtgagtcctagcggggtgtttggccgacacctagggcagtcaattgtggtcgctcccgctgagcattttgaggagcgggagtgactggaagaaggatggctcaccGCGGacgacagcgggagtcgggaggcttgggaggtggattccccaTCGTAGAGCATCCTGGCCATTGGggaaacccaagtctcggtctggagagagctgaaccgaagccagggatcaggaagcctccagatcacaatataaaatgaaggtcagctgcaggtagggtggctcccctggtgcatagcctggatgggagaagcaggggagtcaccagtagaaaggcactgggctgattttaaaaggacagcttccagccattgttttaacctcgttgttttttaaaggattttttctatttattggatttttaacctccacctttcactcgttttaatggattatttatttaaagatttttgatacactgcactttatttaatttggacactttgtttttgtttgttgattatcaataaaagcacttagcactttttacaccatcccttTGCTTTGTCCtctcaggtggcgcagtggtagtgctgctgctttgcagtaaggagactgtggaagattgtgggttcgctacCTGGTTCCCCCCTTATGTGAATAGCGctttaagtactgagaaaagcgctatataaatgtagtgaATTAATACTGTTTgagcctcactgcctagctcatcagtgacattacagacggtgtcgggttcagagctcccagaagctgaatgggagcatggagcgaacccgcatcttCACAATACCCCCTTCCAGAATGTGTTTGGCTTTAATTATTAAATACCAAACTCTTATTAAGTACAAACACCTAAAGGCAATGTGTCTTCAATTTGGGATTTtgacaagtgatttttttttgtgggtaTGTGTCTTTTAAATgaattcataagaattacttatgcacagtttgaaattactttttttttgcctcctgactcaccagtatgagaaaaaCCCCACATGCGACATGTCATTCAACCAGTCTTGATGACTAATTATGCAAGATGCTTGGCTTTTTGGGATCCTCCCCTATTTTTGGCCATCCAGACCTGAAAACCCCTCATTTTTAGACTATTtttgaccatattttgtgcagaacAAAATTGCATCCTTAAACCAATGTGTGAGTGAGGAGTGAGGGACAGTTTTACGTTACTGGGCTGATTGTACACCTGCTGGCCTAACTCTTTtgtcagaaagaacagcagctaCACTAGAGTGTAGTTTGAACCCCTTTTCAGGTTTGCATCAAGTACTTTAATAGACGCCCATGcatatgtgtgtatgcatgtatgttaTTAAACTACGAACTACATTAAACACTGCAAGAAAGGGAACAACTTACTTTGTCGGTaatgcataaaacacaaaaaaggaggCGGAGTCTGTGAACATGTTACAACGGATGAACAAAAACGCTGCACATGCGCAACAGTCCCACGGGGCGGGTTTTGCCCAGCTAAAGAGGGAATTTTGCAcatggtgtcttcagcaaaaatgatcagaagaacttgAAATTGTGCACTGCACATCAACTGACCTCTGATGTTCATCCTGTAATAATGGGTCAAAATTACTCCTTTTTATAAAGCATCAAAA containing:
- the LOC127528388 gene encoding uncharacterized protein LOC127528388, with the protein product MAVVEQSEEYKRKFVTEVIEFLNDGISTTVQLARDMQAVDLNNMENDAWKIRKSILEAKESLSQAEDSAKCQLTKVDDKCLSLTCDKNQLETEEKDKKDQLFAVQKNLEHSEEMLRVSRDSLDQANKNLLSAEANVENAMQQAREEETKRNIGIGLLFIPIIGPIIGGTMIGVCQKAMEDAQYAARVAQENVDSWRTNVNTNEREICDFTHEVNTQRNNIESINRRLQEISTKLENLSQMRQGMAEIQKKLKDATFFLTTLAGKMQAAEVQTRIVIFFDPLINIIDDISQYLFKQKYLELFQNNVEPMIKHLKEENARLREISDFVSDSIQFF